aAACATTCTTTTGTAAAGTTATTAACATTAtccaaaaataaatatattaaaattattagttttttcaagaaatataatacacaTTATTATGACATTCATGaaaaataagtttattaataaatttttctaaataagtCTTATTTAGcaagaatatatatagatatacagatatatattttgtttttttctacaaaaattatgttcttattataaattattttctagaaacaatgtaatttttttgttttttgaaaattttcctttcctagttttttattaattatcaGCATCATGCCCAAAGGCTATTCTTAGTGTCAAATAATTTGTAATAAATCTAAATTCAATTAGTTATACAGATACTgattaatttatttagtGTTAAAAAGGTATGCAAGTTTATCATTAATAAACAAAACTATTAgattataaaatgaatatttatgcGATAACTGTAAGGTACTTttagtaaataatatataaaacacaataatttttgtgaaacacagtataaaaaaacatttattagTGACATTATAATGGAAGAAATATTACtgcatttattaaattacatattataattttatgaaatgaaaaaaatattactataaaagtaataaaacatacctaattaaaatttttattcctctatattttaaagaacaaaaagTTATCATTATATGACATATTATGTACACGCGTATTTacctatttaaaaataaacatttatatttacgtatgtataattcttaaatagtatgaattaatatacatgtaaacaCTCATTTTCAATCTATAAATACCCATGCGTCCATGAAAAAtgtgctatatatatatttttaaataatattacgaATAAACTAGataaattttactttatttttttataactattGTTGAAatgttgtttttaaaaaatattgcaaaaatGAATCTCCActaataaattaatgtatattaaatatgtcattttttattcaacGACATTGAACATAACTTTATCATTAACGTGaatatctaaaaaaaatactgatttataatttcattataattgTTCATAATGATATAATCATGTATGACAAGACAATATTAACTTTCTTAAATACATACTATTCAAACCTgataatattcattatatataatttagacattatataatatattaataaattaataatttttttctataattataaattattataattttacatattgaTGGAATAACATGGTTTACAAacattatttatgaatattaaaatatatgaatgatCAGGAATATActatacaatataaaatgtgtatataagtatactcattacatattgtaaaaaaatatccttaaaaatttcattttactttaataaaataacacaCAAATATACTTTATGATATTTAATATTGTACagaatgataaaatatattatttgatcTATTTTGAAATTGTGAAGACATATTTTCATAAGACATTTCTAACAATACATTTGTTTCTtgttcattaatatttttggaatttttcttcatctttCTAATAAGTCTATCCAAAAAATATCCAGTAGGAGAAAActgttatataaaagtaaaaaattctattaataaatatatatatttcaaattttaaaaaccttcgaaaaagaataaatattgtaatgtcagaatatacatatttataaagaaaattatttttatatcacttaatatataaatatacaaatgtgAATTATTCCAAATAGAGAGCAACACACAGATAgaggaataaaatattctgaataataaatttcaGAATGACTACAACTACTCGGAATCAAGTCTTGAGTTAAAGTGTAAGTCCTCAGATTGTTTTTGTTTCTAGGGCAtcagtctttttttttttgtccttcTAATTCCGTTTCAAAATTACTTAAAATTACCCATAATGATTCCACACATTTATACCATAAAGTATTAATTTTCTGACAGGATCCCTTATAAGTGTAAATTAGTTTTACAATGTTTAATCGATCATTCAAATAATCACATAATGCAGTACTTCCCTTCTCCATTTCATTCCGAATATGAGcatgttcataatattcTGAGCGATATAAGGAAAGAGTTCTCAAAACTCGATAATTAGAATCTACGATACTCGTTGATTTAGCATCATCCACTCTGGTAATATTACGGggatttttataataacattGATAACGGTGCTTTTTGTAAATGTTCGTGACTGTTGAACCGTAAATCGAAAAATAaacatgcataaatataaaagtgaaTGTCAAAAATACAttcatttatgaaaatattataatattcaagTACAAGAATGGAATTAAAGGcttcaaaagaaaaaataaatataatacagcTGCCATTTTGAAAGAAAACAATTGGATCAtaaatttctatatttatttatattgcaTTATATTccaataattaaatatatttataaaaattaaaaaatgtacttCAGAATTTATtctaatatatgtataatccAATATTAACAAGGTTACGCAAAGATTCACTTAACGTAATATTTgtgaaattataattaaccactaaaacataataataatactatattaataaattttattaagtattgttataaaatagtaatagttaaaatatttatacaaaattatatttgtatgtatatttttttttaacatttctacattttagtagatattaattttatgattCTTATTcaaaaagcataaaaattaaaatataaatattcctatatattaatttcataatatttcaacaatataacattaataaaagaaataccTAATAATCACAACAAATACATTGATAGCtgtaacaaaatatattttagttgtaaaaaatttattcaaatattttattaggaTGCACTTTTTATCTTTCAGAAAATTTTTGTAAGATCATAGTTATTCCATTAAacgaaaattaaataaaaaagataaaataattgtgaaactatatataatagttaatataatacataataattagattattcataaattatataaaaattaaaagaatgcTTTCCCTTCCATTTATGACACCATATTTATAACTCCCTTTTAGAACGCTTCTATACATTGACTGTTTAATGTAAAATACTAaagttattttaatttgataatacatacttatatatatatatatgtaatttatttgtatatctAAATATGACACacacacataaaaaaaaaccttatatgaatacattgactataaaatacattataaagTGCACATAATTTTGATAATCAAAACACgtattaacaatatattaacatgttTATTTGAAACATCAATAGtcaattaaatgtatttaaatgATTAAGATATTTATTCTCATCGagttgtatttttaatattacacACAAGAAAAGGCTTAGAGATTTtagcataaaatattatatctaaaatatataataattattcctTCATTCATATGtaagaattttatttaatacattgtattttttaatataatcactataaaatagaagtatataaaatatatccttaaatatatatcaattgattaatatataatcttaattatttctttagATGATAACAGTAAAAgtgatattattaatatatattatattacttaattttgatgttattatataaatatacttctacatttttaaaaatataaaaaaattctacTGATTTTGTCGTTACTtcttcaaaatattaaatataaactcttttgaaatatattctatgctaaaaataatatttctgattaacttttttaagaccttttttctatttttttctataaaacaaaataaagaacgAGAAAAACatcaaatttataaaaaaataaaatattatgatcaTATTGTTTAAATGGTACAGAAATTAGAAGAAGTACATTGAATTAATAGTTCcttgaataaaaattattaaacagCACAATTatagataataattatttttattcgaatttaaaatctttaatttttttacgtattatatttacatttcaattatatttctatttcatgtacatatatttaatgcatTATTGTATTCTCTCTagtaattttgtaaaaatccATATAACTCCTAAAAAAggtttaataaaataattatacagtatattttgaaatatcaaaatgaaataattttttatggaaaatatagttttgttatatacaaatgtacctataaagtatatattatactcaaacaaacatatatatcgttgcatatatatttaaaaacaattatgAATCTGTTCTTTCCccacatttttaaatattgaaaGAATTACATTTTTGACTTATGTTACTATGTTCTTACAATCTACAGTGAGTttattaaatgttatattttttcaaatatctaaaatattaaagtattactaagtataaaatatcataaaaaatacaaaattatttttatatatatttccccATATACtgttattaattatttcattcttAAAACAAAGCGTATATAATGTCAATTATTGAAACAGAGTGAAACAGTGAAtaaaggaacaaaaaaatttcataaaattaaaattcaaAACCCATAAACATACCaaaataatgattttttaatataatagttTGATTAGACAtaactataataaaataatagtttatgtacataaatatttgcaAAATTTGATTATTGggtaatatgaatatttttttttatttttttcaccaTATAACATGAGCTGCGTGCTTTTAACTTGTAACAGTATTGATATTTAAATACCTTTAATTTAATGGATTTAgagttattatatttttactagtTAAGAGTTAATAGTCATTTTTAATCGTAATGTTTGACATTACTCCATTAAATAATcatatgcaaaaatatatatattttttgtattattttaacttaTATAAATTGAAAGGCTAATACGTCTTATATTTAACCACTATTATAAAAGattcaaatatttaaatattttatagtgcttttttaattttattttttatttttctgataaattgttttaaactagtttttttgtttttttttcattatacaGTTGTAAAGttaatacattatttaaaattttattatttcgttttttctttatttcttataggaatgtattttcttaaaaaaaattttcattgtATAAACtctttatatacaaatatatgttcttttttttggttttatttttagtaatgaaaagaaatagtCACTAAATATCCATTTTTTCTCcaatttctaatatatattgtaacgtaatatttcatattatcgggaaataaataataacaaaaattaaggCATACAGAAATATGTTCATGCGCACACCACACATATTATGGATTGGCTAAcacatatacaaattattGCGATtataaaaggagaaaaagcTGATGTGTTATGGAAATGGCgcttaataataacatttttacattaatatttaaaaaatggctCATAAGAGAAGAAAGGATACACTAAAAAGTGAagcagtaaaaaaaattcgtaggtaatttacaaaaattttatttatttaaacatattaattgtagagaaaaaacgaataatgaataaactactttttcttaattaATAGAAGCATTCATTTGTTAAGAaaattgaaaagaaaaacaatgGAATATAcagaataatgaaaaaaaggctATAAATTGGAAAgcaaatatagatataataaaCCACGATATATcgaagaataaatattaaaacacttataaatttttcttccATTTATGTACTAAAACTAGAAAATTTCATTGGTTCACTATTTAGGTTTTATACTTACATTTATACGCTTCATTTTCagattttatattataatgaagTAGGGAATAGTGCAACGAAATGAAACCCTGAAAAACATGTTAATCagtcatatttttcattaaatgttAATCataaatgttaaatatattaaaacgaGTTTGtataactttaaaaatatttttaaataattgaatttataataacacATTAATAAAGTATGTATAATTTGAATTAATTACCATAGTTGTTTAGTaaacacaaaaataatagtataatTTTCACTATAATAATaggtttatataattttcctaTCTAAAAATtcatcagaaaaaaaaaattaactaaattatgtaaaaaaataaaaagtgcaAGATGTGTTATCTATAAAATAggtatttctttatttttaattaaacaattatgttaccttatatatatcaaaaattcagtacataaaatataaatattactgaAATATGTAAGtaatagcaaaaaaataatcaagaaataacatataatttttgaaatatttaatccaaaataaattaataatatttatattaatataaaaacatacttTAGTTATTaagtttatacatatttattatataatcatCATTTCAAATAATTCGATATATATCTTGCTCTGTAATTATTCATCTGTTGaagtaataaataagataatatataaacaaaatataagtgataatatattttatgagtATTAACCcttaatacatttaaaataaacataaaatatctCATATATGGCTAGtctataattataaaaattattataaaaaatgtagttGTTCCGTTgttaatttgaaaatattaattaccCGTATCAAATCGACTTACtctaattaataataaaaataagatatattattattttaaaacatgaATGCAGTAATCATACAACAATATTGTAGCAAAGTAAcaaaatgattatattaGTTTAGAAAATATGTATAGAATTAAGCAGAACTactttgatatatattttcagtaataagcatatatatatatatatatcttatatgCTTCAGTTCTGCCAGTTAATACGAAAACTTTATATTCTCTAATAAACTTTAAAATGATAAACCTTACAatctaaataaatataaatattacctATTAATATGTGATTAAAACGAATTcacaaatttaattttttaataatatgaaaaataaaaacaatataaaatatatgtatgtatattcaatataatatacattaaattaatttataatgaaTCAAATCAACATTATCATtatgaacaataataatataataattagtttttattcttgaaataattatgaagaatcataatacacaaattattaaacaattataaattttccatattcaaaaaatatattatttcttgaTGTATTTATACTTCACAATTTATGAATAAGATAGAaatcaaaaatttttgacaatattttttcaataaatatatttttttatatatgtctaataaaatatattatataaaataaatattaataatgtttttaagtaaaaatatatatttatatatataactgcGCAAACACAATGTTcccatataattttattaaatactaAACTAGACACGTttattaattgaaaaaaaataatataatttcttttaattaccttagcaaaaaataattttagaatAAAAGAAGTTACATAATAGGAGacaataatttttagttataATGTAATTTAACTGAGTTTTATAgtattttatgaataattcTACTATTTACTCCCCTTAAGGCACCCACATATATTGTGCATTAAAATCTATTtattacacaaatatatttattataagtaTTTTTAGTTAAGCTTAAATTATAcgttaaaatacaaattaaaaaatttgtaactTTGAAATTCCTAAAAAGACGAGGAACATATATAGTTGAGCTCCAAAAAGACTAATTCTGTTCATGcgattttacaatatttaagaaattataagtattcatattaagaatatcactaaatatattacatacattactcatattaaagaattaattacagaaatatataactcTATTAATATGCACTTTGTTCAGACatcaatttaattttattatatttttcattatttcttaagaCTCTACAAATTCCTATTACAAGCACAATAATCAATATAAGCATAAGTATActatataatgttatataaacAGAGGTCTTTACTGGCTGATCCCAcccatttatattattatacaaagtTTTCAATATACCATCCGTTTCAAGTTTTTCCAACGTCTTTTTCAAATACTTTAATCTTGGTAATACATCAATTGCTGCTGCaaacaaggaaaaaataacaaacatAGCAACTCCAATACCATActttctaaattttattttttttaaagctataTCACTAATTCTCCTGtttttttcaagaaaataatcataatcctttttttttatccatttcttatcaaaatggaaatgttttccatcaaacattccattattataatctacAACTTCTATATAGTATTGTGCcttatttaatatgtttttattagatttttgattttttcttttagaacctgttttattattagttacatattttttttcgtacCCTACATTACTTGACATATCGTCGTTTAGCACTGCAGTATTTGAATCATTATATTGCTTATATTTTCCTAGTAATCGATAATTTCCAACTAGCTTTTTGTCATGTTTATAGTTTTCGTTTAAAGATTTGTTAAACATTctctaaaaaaaagaaattgatTAAttcaataattattatttaaataataattaattcgtcaagaaacaattataataaaaataaaatacggaaatatgaataacacaaatattcttaaataatatttcatactGCATCCTTTTTAAAATGGCATACGCCCATTAAAATGATGAAAACTgcaattttaattaataaaattagctTAATTCTCTGCTCCATTATATAGATCATTATTATTCCAATATATcctaaaagaaatatattaataataatataataatttctaaTTATATGGTATACTatgcttatttttaaaattatttttataattgctTCTTAaatacttaatatatatatatagatagatataggAAATTTCACAATATgaataaagaaaagtaatgttgagaatattatatagtatttttatcttaacatattttaaaagaaaaactaatttccctaaaaataaaataatttgaatttattcataaatattaaaaataaataacataattaatttatgtagTGCACTaattgaattttatttttagtaattctgttcataataaaatggaataaaaaaaaaattatttcataatatatcaaAACATACAGTTCATATAGAATATAGAGAATGTAGATAATGTacttttctatatattaatacactAAGTACAAATAATGAGTTACCTTACTAATAATCctaaacatataaacataatgcTTTAAACCCTATCACTTCTATAATGtactaatttttataaaataaaaatagaaataatattttgaaaaaaaaatattttgtgcTAGGTTAATAATAACACATATTTTAAGTAATCACTGAGCGCATACAAACATAGATaatctataatatatttataaattcgtatatatatattactatttgactaatataaaaatttatattttaaaggaaaaa
The Plasmodium brasilianum strain Bolivian I chromosome Unknown PB_00_16, whole genome shotgun sequence genome window above contains:
- a CDS encoding uncharacterized protein (Plasmodium exported protein); this encodes MNVFLTFTFIFMHVYFSIYGSTVTNIYKKHRYQCYYKNPRNITRVDDAKSTSIVDSNYRVLRTLSLYRSEYYEHAHIRNEMEKGSTALCDYLNDRLNIVKLIYTYKGSCQKINTLWYKCVESLWVILSNFETELEGQKKKD